The Sphingorhabdus sp. Alg231-15 genome has a segment encoding these proteins:
- a CDS encoding transcription antitermination factor NusB, which produces MNTQSPSKIPGLPARVAALRLLDAVCRRGETLDQAMAAATAKLGNPSDRSLAHNIAANALRWMTALDAMIDSATKKRLPDDAKARMALRIALVQVLILETPQHAAIATALPLVHGGPRRLVHGVFSTVMRGLESGKLALPDYPEIPGETLDRWTHIWGEDIAAAAGQAWAQSPPLDLSFKTDDVGELGGDKLAPRHVRLQPGVSVTELEGFADGALWVQDLAASLPARLLGEGGGKTVLDLCAAPGGKTMQLAAAGWKTLSVDNSERRMERFKDNLDRTKLDADIVIADLMKWQPSGPADAILLDAPCSATGIFRRHPDVLHCIGSRQITERAEMQKALLDRIAPWVKPGGMLVYAVCSLEPEEGEDQIEQFLESHGDFALAAVKPDELPEGIEPTENGSVRTLPNMLAEKGYLDGFFIARLRRKA; this is translated from the coding sequence ATGAACACCCAAAGCCCTTCTAAAATTCCTGGTCTTCCCGCCCGTGTGGCAGCATTGCGTTTGCTCGATGCGGTTTGTCGGCGTGGCGAAACACTGGATCAGGCCATGGCAGCAGCCACTGCAAAACTGGGCAATCCATCCGATCGGTCGCTGGCTCATAATATTGCAGCCAATGCGCTGCGCTGGATGACCGCGCTTGATGCAATGATCGATAGTGCGACCAAGAAACGCCTGCCTGATGATGCCAAGGCACGGATGGCGCTGCGGATCGCGCTGGTGCAGGTGCTGATACTGGAAACACCTCAGCATGCGGCCATCGCCACTGCTTTGCCGCTGGTCCACGGCGGGCCGCGTCGGCTTGTGCACGGTGTCTTCTCGACCGTGATGCGCGGTCTGGAATCGGGAAAGCTCGCGCTTCCGGACTATCCTGAAATTCCAGGTGAAACGCTGGATCGCTGGACCCATATTTGGGGCGAGGATATCGCGGCTGCCGCAGGACAAGCCTGGGCGCAAAGTCCTCCGCTGGATCTCAGCTTCAAGACCGATGACGTCGGCGAATTGGGGGGCGACAAGCTGGCACCCAGACATGTTCGTTTGCAGCCGGGTGTCTCCGTCACTGAACTGGAGGGCTTTGCCGATGGCGCCCTTTGGGTTCAGGATTTGGCCGCCTCTTTGCCGGCCCGATTGCTGGGCGAAGGTGGCGGCAAAACCGTGCTCGATCTTTGCGCTGCACCCGGTGGGAAAACCATGCAGCTTGCTGCTGCAGGTTGGAAAACCCTATCCGTTGACAATAGCGAAAGGCGGATGGAGCGGTTCAAGGATAATCTCGATCGAACAAAGCTCGATGCGGATATTGTCATTGCCGACTTGATGAAGTGGCAACCATCCGGGCCAGCGGATGCGATCCTGCTGGATGCACCGTGTAGTGCAACCGGGATCTTCCGGCGTCATCCCGATGTTCTCCATTGTATTGGTTCACGTCAGATAACCGAGCGTGCGGAAATGCAGAAAGCTTTGCTTGATCGGATAGCGCCCTGGGTCAAACCGGGCGGTATGTTAGTCTATGCAGTTTGTTCGCTGGAACCGGAAGAGGGCGAAGACCAGATCGAGCAGTTTCTGGAAAGCCATGGCGATTTCGCGCTGGCCGCGGTGAAACCCGATGAGCTTCCCGAGGGCATTGAACCGACCGAAAATGGCAGCGTCCGGACGCTGCCCAATATGCTTGCCGAGAAAGGGTATCTCGACGGCTTTTTCATTGCGCGACTGCGGCGGAAAGCCTGA
- the rpe gene encoding ribulose-phosphate 3-epimerase, whose product MTSPIRIAPSILSADFARLGEEVRAIDEAGCDWVHVDVMDGHFVPNITIGPAVVKALRPHSEKPFDVHLMISPVDQYLEDFAAAGADIISFHPEAGAHPHRTVQTIHSLGKKAGVVLNPATPLDVLDYLIDDLDLILVMSVNPGFGGQSFIDTQLRKIEAIRQRIDATGKDIRLEVDGGIDRATAPKAIAAGADTLVAGTATFKGGPDHYAANISALRGE is encoded by the coding sequence ATGACCAGCCCGATCCGTATCGCTCCCTCTATCCTTTCCGCCGATTTTGCACGTCTGGGCGAGGAAGTGCGGGCGATTGACGAAGCGGGATGCGACTGGGTTCATGTTGATGTGATGGATGGTCATTTTGTTCCGAATATCACCATTGGCCCGGCTGTCGTCAAAGCGCTCCGCCCGCACAGTGAAAAGCCCTTTGATGTGCATTTGATGATTTCACCGGTTGATCAATATCTTGAGGATTTTGCGGCGGCTGGTGCGGATATCATCTCCTTCCATCCCGAAGCTGGCGCCCATCCTCACCGCACGGTGCAAACTATCCATTCGCTGGGCAAAAAGGCCGGAGTGGTACTGAATCCCGCTACGCCATTGGATGTGCTCGATTATCTGATCGATGACCTGGACCTCATATTGGTGATGAGCGTCAATCCCGGATTTGGAGGCCAGAGCTTTATCGATACGCAATTGCGCAAGATTGAGGCTATCCGCCAGCGTATCGATGCGACTGGCAAGGATATCCGTCTGGAAGTGGATGGCGGTATTGATCGTGCCACTGCCCCCAAGGCAATAGCGGCCGGCGCCGATACGCTGGTCGCCGGCACGGCAACTTTCAAGGGCGGGCCTGATCACTATGCCGCGAATATCAGCGCTTTGAGGGGTGAATGA
- a CDS encoding heparinase II/III domain-containing protein — MSANRPETDDPASDPGSGVERYSGEESEAPEGRSLTLRAAGDRGQSLAEQTALLYYRMTWRMPLHRLRLSGKLPLRLLAVPVDPVEGSRVQGMAVRAGHFLFRGLKKKLEGVDFAELKLPPAFEDYIHRFVWLRDLDTAASRDQALPVAEKLMEEWLDANGKKIRQPAWRPDNCGWRLLIWASHAPLILSSSDLIYRSKVLNNIARTARHLDRTADKATSSLGRLVAWSGVVAASLLIPEGRVRRIVGEAGLEKAMGEFFYADGGSVSRSPLNQMDAVILLSMLKQVYLARDEDAPEFLENALAQAVPPLTGLTHFDGSMGNWQGGGATPGDQVEQVIEASGVRARPLRQARDWGYQRVSSGRSVLILDAAPPPIARMAVAGCASTLAFEFSNGDSRIIANCGGAGLVGATIPASLARGLRTTAAHSTLCIDNSNSTSILPDGKLGRGVNEVELFRRDVENATRLEASHDGYAKRFGLVHKRLLLLRSDGLELRGEDMLIPDGRKRRRKKKDIEYALRFHLGPDIESDLISDGKGVLLRLKDGNLWQFRSTGGKIMLEDSVWVDGMGIPHSVMQMVITDQVGSGGGATGWLLKHMG; from the coding sequence ATGAGCGCAAACCGTCCCGAGACTGATGATCCAGCCAGTGATCCGGGCAGCGGCGTAGAGCGCTATAGCGGCGAGGAAAGCGAGGCACCGGAAGGCCGCAGTCTGACCTTACGCGCGGCCGGCGATCGCGGGCAGTCGCTCGCCGAGCAAACCGCGCTGCTTTACTATCGTATGACCTGGCGGATGCCGCTGCACCGTTTGCGCCTGTCGGGCAAGTTGCCGCTGCGACTGCTTGCCGTTCCAGTCGATCCGGTTGAAGGCAGCCGGGTGCAGGGCATGGCCGTGCGGGCCGGTCATTTTCTGTTTCGCGGTTTGAAGAAAAAGCTCGAAGGGGTCGACTTTGCCGAGTTGAAACTGCCACCTGCTTTTGAGGATTATATCCACCGTTTCGTCTGGTTGCGCGATCTCGATACGGCGGCGTCACGGGATCAGGCTCTGCCGGTGGCCGAAAAGCTCATGGAAGAGTGGCTCGATGCCAACGGCAAGAAAATCAGGCAGCCGGCCTGGCGGCCTGATAACTGCGGCTGGCGGCTGCTAATCTGGGCCAGCCATGCGCCGTTGATCCTGTCGTCGAGTGATCTGATCTACCGTTCGAAGGTACTCAATAACATCGCTCGGACTGCACGCCATCTCGACCGCACGGCCGACAAAGCCACCTCGAGCCTTGGCCGGTTGGTCGCGTGGAGCGGTGTCGTCGCGGCCTCGCTGCTGATCCCTGAGGGCCGGGTACGCCGGATCGTTGGCGAAGCGGGGCTGGAAAAGGCAATGGGCGAGTTTTTCTATGCCGATGGTGGATCTGTATCCCGATCTCCGCTTAATCAGATGGACGCTGTCATCCTGCTGTCGATGCTCAAGCAGGTCTATCTTGCACGCGATGAAGATGCTCCTGAATTCCTTGAAAACGCACTGGCACAGGCGGTCCCGCCACTGACCGGCCTCACCCATTTCGATGGTAGCATGGGCAATTGGCAAGGCGGCGGCGCAACGCCGGGAGATCAGGTAGAGCAAGTCATCGAAGCCAGTGGTGTCCGGGCTCGCCCGCTACGCCAGGCGCGTGACTGGGGCTACCAGCGTGTGTCCTCTGGCCGTTCCGTGCTGATTCTTGATGCGGCCCCTCCGCCGATTGCGCGGATGGCGGTGGCTGGTTGCGCATCCACGCTGGCGTTTGAGTTTTCCAACGGTGACAGCCGGATCATTGCCAATTGCGGCGGCGCTGGTCTGGTCGGCGCGACCATTCCTGCGTCACTGGCACGCGGATTGCGAACCACGGCGGCGCATAGCACCTTGTGCATCGACAATAGCAACAGCACCTCGATCCTGCCCGATGGCAAGCTTGGCCGCGGGGTCAATGAGGTGGAGCTGTTCCGCCGGGATGTTGAAAACGCAACCCGGCTGGAGGCCAGTCATGATGGCTATGCCAAGCGTTTCGGGCTGGTCCACAAGCGACTCTTGTTGCTGCGTTCTGACGGGCTGGAATTGCGCGGTGAGGATATGCTGATCCCCGATGGTCGCAAACGCCGTCGCAAGAAAAAAGACATCGAATATGCGCTGCGTTTCCACCTCGGCCCTGATATTGAGAGCGATCTGATATCGGACGGCAAGGGGGTTTTGCTGCGTCTCAAAGACGGTAATCTGTGGCAATTCCGCTCGACTGGTGGAAAGATCATGCTTGAAGATAGCGTCTGGGTCGACGGCATGGGCATCCCCCATAGCGTCATGCAGATGGTGATAACGGATCAAGTGGGTAGCGGTGGCGGTGCGACCGGCTGGCTGCTCAAACATATGGGATAG
- the purH gene encoding bifunctional phosphoribosylaminoimidazolecarboxamide formyltransferase/IMP cyclohydrolase, which produces MTENIKIKRALLSVSDKSGLAELGQQLAAMDVALISTGGTAKALRDAGLEVSDISDVTQFPEMMDGRVKTLHPKVHGGLLARRDDAGHVASMEEHDIAGIDLVIVNLYPFAQTVAKGAERDEIIENIDIGGPSMVRSAAKNHDFVTIVTDPSDYDMLLAELKESDGATSLNFRKKMAAKAFAATASYDGMIAQWFGFADQQQMFPPTLPLTMSQPTELRYGENPHQMAALYLPDGPSAKGIAQAEQLQGKALSYNNYNDADAALELVSEFRDGPPTVVIVKHANPCGVASGDSILEAYKAALACDSVSAFGGIIAVNRPLDGAAAEAMTGIFTEVVCAPDADADARAIFAKKKNLRLLLTGDLPDPARGGIGLKTIAGGYLLQSRDNGQIAESDLKCVTKREPSAQEKADCLFAWTVAKHVKSNAIVYAKGGSTAGVGAGQMNRLESARIAAWKAKDAAEKAGWSEAQTIGSAVASDAFFPFADGLMAAVEAGATAVIQPGGSIRDDEVIAAADEAGLAMLFTGMRHFRH; this is translated from the coding sequence ATGACCGAGAATATTAAAATCAAACGGGCGCTGCTTTCGGTTTCCGACAAAAGCGGCTTGGCAGAGCTGGGCCAGCAACTCGCTGCCATGGATGTGGCTTTGATCTCTACCGGCGGCACGGCAAAGGCCTTGCGCGATGCCGGGCTTGAGGTTTCCGACATTTCCGATGTCACCCAATTTCCCGAAATGATGGATGGCCGCGTGAAGACGCTGCATCCCAAAGTCCATGGCGGCCTGCTCGCACGGCGCGATGATGCAGGCCATGTTGCGTCGATGGAGGAGCATGACATTGCCGGAATCGATCTGGTGATCGTCAATCTCTATCCCTTTGCCCAGACCGTCGCCAAAGGCGCCGAGCGCGACGAGATTATCGAGAATATCGACATTGGTGGACCGAGCATGGTGCGCAGTGCCGCGAAAAATCATGATTTCGTGACGATTGTCACCGACCCGTCGGATTATGATATGTTGCTTGCAGAACTCAAAGAAAGCGATGGTGCAACGAGCCTCAACTTCCGCAAGAAAATGGCCGCCAAAGCCTTTGCTGCCACCGCCAGCTATGACGGCATGATCGCACAATGGTTTGGCTTTGCCGATCAGCAACAGATGTTCCCGCCGACCCTGCCGCTGACCATGAGCCAGCCAACCGAACTGCGCTATGGCGAAAATCCGCACCAGATGGCGGCGCTCTATCTGCCTGACGGTCCGTCCGCGAAAGGCATTGCGCAGGCTGAACAATTGCAGGGCAAGGCGCTGAGCTATAACAATTATAATGACGCCGATGCCGCGCTGGAACTGGTCAGCGAATTTCGCGATGGCCCACCGACGGTGGTGATCGTCAAACATGCCAATCCTTGCGGCGTGGCGAGCGGTGACAGCATCCTGGAGGCCTATAAAGCCGCTTTGGCCTGCGACAGCGTCTCGGCCTTTGGCGGGATCATCGCGGTTAACCGGCCCCTGGATGGTGCGGCGGCCGAAGCCATGACCGGGATCTTCACCGAAGTCGTTTGCGCGCCTGATGCCGATGCGGATGCCCGCGCGATTTTTGCGAAGAAGAAAAACCTACGCTTGCTGTTGACCGGAGACCTGCCGGATCCGGCCCGCGGCGGCATCGGTCTGAAGACGATCGCGGGCGGCTATCTGCTGCAATCGCGCGACAATGGCCAGATTGCGGAAAGCGACCTCAAATGTGTGACCAAGCGTGAACCAAGCGCCCAGGAAAAGGCGGATTGCCTGTTTGCCTGGACCGTCGCGAAACATGTGAAGTCCAATGCGATTGTCTATGCCAAAGGCGGCTCCACTGCCGGTGTCGGTGCGGGGCAGATGAACCGGCTCGAATCCGCGCGCATTGCGGCCTGGAAGGCGAAAGACGCGGCGGAGAAAGCGGGTTGGAGTGAAGCGCAGACCATCGGGTCGGCCGTGGCATCTGACGCCTTCTTCCCCTTTGCCGATGGTTTGATGGCAGCGGTTGAAGCGGGCGCAACGGCGGTGATTCAACCCGGCGGTTCGATCCGCGATGATGAGGTTATTGCGGCGGCGGACGAAGCCGGATTGGCGATGCTGTTTACCGGGATGCGCCATTTCCGGCATTGA
- a CDS encoding LysR family transcriptional regulator produces MIKALDWNLLQSFIAVSEHGSFSEAARATHGSQATLSRHISLLEGQLDTHLFDRAVGGTELTSRGMEVLQHALAMADAAGRLSLDIEGHETNLSGTVRITATTVTSTFILPSILAELRREEPEIDVELIASNKTDNLLRREADIAVRMYQPTQADLFARKVGETGFGLFAANSYLERNATVTAPDDLLNHDFIGFDKNDLIIEALKRFGLDVDREFFAFRCDDQVVCWNMVLQGYGIGFNQLEIGEREPKVSRINVSVEPNPVPVWLAAHSELKTNPRVRRVFDFLANRLSGMGR; encoded by the coding sequence ATGATCAAAGCGCTTGATTGGAATCTCCTGCAATCCTTTATTGCGGTAAGTGAGCATGGTTCGTTTTCGGAAGCCGCGCGCGCAACCCATGGGAGCCAGGCGACGCTGAGCCGGCATATCTCGTTGCTCGAAGGCCAGCTCGATACCCATCTATTTGATCGCGCCGTTGGTGGAACGGAACTGACCTCCCGTGGGATGGAAGTCTTGCAACATGCGCTGGCCATGGCAGATGCCGCCGGCAGGTTGTCTCTGGACATAGAGGGCCATGAAACCAACCTTTCAGGCACTGTGCGCATTACGGCTACCACGGTCACATCGACATTCATCTTGCCGTCGATACTTGCCGAACTCAGGCGTGAAGAGCCTGAAATTGATGTTGAACTGATAGCTTCGAACAAAACCGATAATCTCCTCAGGAGAGAAGCCGATATAGCGGTCCGAATGTACCAGCCCACGCAAGCGGATCTATTCGCCCGCAAAGTCGGTGAAACAGGGTTTGGTCTGTTTGCTGCCAATTCTTATTTGGAGCGGAACGCGACCGTTACGGCTCCAGACGATCTTCTGAATCATGATTTTATCGGATTCGACAAAAACGACCTTATCATCGAGGCTCTCAAACGGTTTGGCCTGGATGTCGATCGCGAGTTTTTCGCATTCCGATGTGATGATCAGGTGGTCTGCTGGAATATGGTTTTGCAGGGTTACGGGATCGGGTTCAATCAGCTGGAAATTGGTGAAAGGGAACCAAAGGTTTCTCGGATCAATGTATCGGTTGAGCCCAATCCGGTGCCCGTTTGGCTCGCTGCGCATTCAGAGCTGAAAACAAATCCCCGTGTCAGAAGGGTCTTTGATTTCCTTGCGAACAGACTGTCGGGCATGGGCCGTTAG
- a CDS encoding hotdog fold thioesterase, with the protein MNERKFDPIANIQMMIDATAEADGQEPDMSMAPPFVRGMDLSGLKFTRVSQGEFDMEWTVGQHLTHYDGMVQGGIVNVIADTGQSFAYSTTSQEPETFSTADFATRFFRPMKAGEIIDVKSQLVNRSRRLGVVETQFINQQTGKLCALVVGSWMIANRDFGPDPSK; encoded by the coding sequence ATGAATGAACGCAAATTTGATCCGATCGCAAATATTCAGATGATGATCGACGCCACAGCTGAAGCTGACGGCCAGGAGCCAGATATGTCCATGGCTCCCCCTTTTGTCAGAGGCATGGATTTGAGCGGCCTGAAGTTCACACGTGTGTCTCAGGGAGAGTTTGACATGGAATGGACCGTTGGACAGCATCTCACCCATTATGACGGAATGGTTCAGGGCGGCATCGTCAATGTGATCGCCGATACCGGTCAGTCCTTTGCCTATTCGACAACGAGCCAGGAACCGGAGACCTTTTCAACCGCGGATTTTGCGACGCGCTTTTTCCGCCCAATGAAGGCTGGTGAAATTATCGACGTAAAGAGTCAGCTCGTGAACCGCTCACGCCGCCTTGGCGTTGTGGAGACGCAGTTCATCAACCAGCAGACCGGGAAACTATGTGCACTGGTTGTCGGTTCATGGATGATCGCTAATCGAGACTTCGGACCAGATCCGTCGAAATGA
- a CDS encoding MAPEG family protein → MEIAFTYLALSGILTVLLWTPYIVGRLFVWGLPTFLTGYPENFPKEEPETPLWMDRAKRAHLNMVETMPAFVAVVAAAGLLGDASIAESVGTWAKVFFFARVAHAIVYTLGIPGLRTPVYLISWAAILMIGAQVVL, encoded by the coding sequence ATGGAAATTGCATTTACCTATCTTGCCCTAAGCGGCATCCTCACCGTCCTTTTGTGGACACCCTATATCGTTGGCCGCCTATTCGTTTGGGGCCTACCCACATTCTTGACCGGCTATCCCGAGAACTTCCCAAAGGAAGAACCGGAAACACCATTGTGGATGGACCGCGCAAAACGGGCGCATTTGAACATGGTAGAGACTATGCCAGCATTTGTAGCAGTCGTTGCGGCGGCAGGCTTACTCGGTGATGCGTCTATTGCTGAATCCGTTGGCACTTGGGCAAAGGTATTTTTCTTCGCTCGCGTCGCCCACGCCATTGTTTACACACTTGGCATTCCGGGCCTTAGAACGCCCGTATATCTGATTTCATGGGCAGCAATCTTGATGATCGGCGCTCAAGTCGTTCTATAA
- a CDS encoding YHS domain-containing (seleno)protein gives MFKKVTLATAIALATFVVAPAMAADEYNVSSGLTAAAAPLALHGVDTVAFINTGNRIEGSANFAAVHDGVAYYFASQANLDTFKSNPGRFLPQNGGFCTFGVSVGKKFDGDPRWADVRDGKLYVFLSEDIFKAYQKDPEGAIAKAEANWKTIRHTAATDL, from the coding sequence ATGTTTAAAAAAGTAACTCTCGCCACCGCAATCGCATTGGCAACCTTCGTCGTAGCGCCTGCAATGGCGGCTGACGAATATAATGTATCATCCGGCCTAACCGCAGCAGCAGCTCCTCTTGCGCTGCATGGTGTTGATACAGTCGCATTCATCAACACCGGCAACCGGATCGAAGGGTCAGCAAATTTTGCAGCTGTCCATGACGGCGTTGCATATTATTTCGCTAGCCAGGCTAATCTTGATACGTTCAAATCAAATCCAGGTCGCTTCCTACCTCAAAATGGCGGCTTCTGTACCTTTGGTGTTTCGGTCGGCAAAAAGTTTGATGGCGATCCACGCTGGGCTGATGTTCGTGATGGCAAACTCTATGTTTTCCTGAGTGAAGACATTTTCAAAGCTTACCAGAAAGATCCAGAAGGCGCGATCGCCAAAGCTGAAGCCAACTGGAAAACCATCCGTCACACAGCGGCAACCGACCTTTAA